The following coding sequences are from one Candidatus Nitrohelix vancouverensis window:
- a CDS encoding pyridoxal phosphate-dependent aminotransferase — protein sequence MKFAQRVLSVKPSMTLAIDATARALKAQGEDVIGFGAGEPDFDTPEHIKAAAIRAIEANLTHYTPVGGTVELKDAILSKLKNDSGLEYTADNILVSCGAKHSFYNLAQALWEEGDEVIIPAPYWVSFPEMVTLSGAQPVIVPGREENDFKILPEQVDEAVTPRTRAILINSPSNPTGSAYSKAELEKLAECALRHKLLIISDEIYDKIVFDGFEHFSIASIDKEVQKNCVVINGASKSYAMTGWRIGYMAADADIIKQATKLQGQSTSNPCSISQAASVAALTGPMEPIRQMVEEFQRRRDIMIGGLNKIEGTSCYNPVGAFYAFPNFSGNYGKVWNGKKIEGSLDFAEFLLKEAKVALVPGVAFGADENARMSFAASIETIQKGLDRISQAVSQHLK from the coding sequence ATGAAATTTGCGCAACGGGTACTCTCAGTTAAACCTTCCATGACTCTGGCCATCGACGCGACGGCGCGAGCCCTGAAAGCACAGGGGGAGGATGTCATCGGATTTGGCGCCGGGGAACCGGACTTCGACACGCCGGAACATATCAAGGCGGCGGCGATTCGCGCCATCGAAGCGAACCTGACGCATTACACGCCGGTCGGCGGGACGGTTGAACTGAAGGATGCGATTCTTTCCAAGCTCAAGAATGACTCGGGGCTGGAATACACTGCGGACAATATTCTCGTTTCCTGCGGGGCAAAACACTCCTTCTACAATCTCGCGCAAGCGCTGTGGGAAGAAGGCGACGAGGTCATCATTCCCGCGCCTTACTGGGTGTCGTTTCCGGAGATGGTCACGCTGTCCGGCGCGCAACCGGTCATCGTTCCCGGGAGAGAAGAAAATGATTTCAAGATTCTGCCGGAACAGGTCGACGAGGCTGTAACCCCTCGCACCCGCGCAATCCTCATCAACAGCCCGTCCAATCCGACGGGATCGGCCTACTCTAAAGCCGAACTGGAAAAACTGGCGGAATGCGCCCTGCGCCACAAACTGCTCATCATCTCGGATGAAATTTACGACAAAATCGTTTTCGACGGCTTCGAGCATTTCAGCATCGCCTCCATCGACAAGGAAGTGCAGAAGAATTGCGTGGTCATCAACGGCGCGTCCAAAAGCTACGCCATGACGGGCTGGCGCATCGGCTACATGGCGGCGGATGCGGACATCATCAAGCAGGCGACCAAGTTGCAGGGCCAGAGCACGTCCAACCCCTGCTCGATTTCGCAGGCCGCGAGCGTCGCGGCGCTGACCGGGCCGATGGAACCGATCCGGCAAATGGTGGAAGAGTTCCAGCGCAGGCGCGATATCATGATCGGCGGCTTGAATAAAATAGAAGGGACCTCCTGCTACAATCCGGTGGGAGCGTTTTATGCGTTTCCAAATTTTTCAGGCAACTATGGAAAAGTCTGGAACGGTAAGAAGATTGAAGGTTCTCTGGATTTTGCGGAGTTTTTACTCAAGGAAGCCAAGGTGGCTCTGGTGCCGGGGGTGGCGTTTGGAGCGGATGAAAATGCGCGGATGTCCTTCGCCGCTTCTATAGAAACGATTCAGAAGGGTCTGGATCGAATCTCACAGGCGGTCAGTCAGCATCTGAAGTGA
- a CDS encoding molybdopterin-dependent oxidoreductase — protein sequence MRLNRRKFLQVSAGVATAMALSSKKVGAQLKPVVKVGNPLEAYPDRRWEEVYRDQYKYERSFTYCCSPNDTHQCRVRGFVRNGILMRIEQNYDHHKVRDLYGNQADAAWNPRMCLRGMTFPRRAYGPYRNKYPMIRVGWKQWADDGFPYLDKENREKYKFTSRGTDEFVRMTWDQTFTYLAKGHVAIGKAYSGARGAQRLKNEGYQPEMIEAMGGSGARVMKYRGGMGLLGVVGKYGIYRLANMAGLLDSIVRGRGPGQVLGGRAWSNYTWHGDQAPGHSWTHGMQTSDIDFADHRYAKLTIQWGKNLIENKMPEAHWYTEIMERGGTLVSIAPEYNPPATKADYWIPVRAGLSDTALFLGCAKIIMDEGLVDVNYVKEYTDMPLLVRTDNLIRLHPDDFIPGYRNQDLPKDGFTTKWMKNFNREKMPDFVVWDSNTDKPVAITREDIGAKMRKKNIDPVLDGVFDVKLVNGKTITVMPLYEMYKIHLKDYDIDTTNQICHAPKDLIVRLARDMGTIMPVEIHYGEGINHYFHATMHNRASYVPLMLTGNVGPKGSGSHTWAGNYKAGNYQGSHWSGPGFASMVAEDPFNPVLDIAKNSDWKNIKGYLKGEEVSYWAHRDKALIVNTPRYGRKVFTGRSHMPTPSKLIWFVNVNVINNAKWFYELVFNTNNNVDMIVAQDIEFTGSCEYSDIVLAPNCWAEFESYEITSACSNPFHQIWGGTGIKPIFDTIDDNLIHREFARRLAEVTGDKRFADYMKVYEGEAPNRTKAMIRRLFTTSTSGMGYNIDDIINGKYGEPGCCLLLYRTYPRSPFWEMYTESKPFYTRHGRIQFYNDEPEAIEFGENFIVHREGPEATPYLPNVIVSTNPYIRPDDYGIPEDEQDPDLRHVRNIKKPWSAVRTTKNFLWEKGYRFYCVTPKSRHTAHSSWATTDWNMIWNNNFGDPYRMDKRSPGVGEWQVHMNPFLCKDLGINDGDYVYCDANPADRPYMGWKPSDPRYKVARLMLRAKYNPSYPYHTTMMKHATWQSTERSVKAHEERPDGRAMSMTTPYQSNFRYGGQQSITRSWLMPMQQTDSLFHKAKSKMKFMHGYEADNHAVNAVPKETLVKFSKAEDGGLHGKGLWEPVRTGYTPESPLKDRFAEMYLAGQYVRVKI from the coding sequence ATGAGACTTAACAGGAGGAAATTCTTGCAAGTGAGCGCTGGCGTAGCGACAGCTATGGCGTTGTCTAGCAAGAAAGTGGGAGCACAGTTGAAGCCGGTAGTAAAAGTAGGCAATCCGTTGGAAGCGTATCCGGATCGTCGCTGGGAGGAAGTATATCGAGATCAATATAAGTATGAGCGTTCGTTCACGTATTGTTGTTCGCCGAACGACACGCATCAATGTCGCGTTCGCGGCTTTGTGCGTAACGGCATTCTGATGCGTATCGAGCAAAACTATGACCATCACAAAGTACGCGATTTGTACGGCAACCAGGCAGACGCCGCGTGGAACCCACGCATGTGTTTGCGCGGTATGACCTTCCCGCGTCGCGCGTATGGTCCTTATCGCAACAAGTACCCGATGATTCGTGTTGGCTGGAAGCAATGGGCTGATGACGGATTCCCTTATCTCGACAAGGAGAATCGGGAAAAATATAAGTTCACGAGCCGCGGCACGGACGAATTCGTTCGTATGACGTGGGATCAAACGTTCACGTACCTCGCAAAAGGCCATGTTGCTATCGGTAAAGCATACAGCGGCGCTCGCGGCGCACAGCGTTTGAAAAACGAAGGCTATCAGCCTGAGATGATCGAAGCCATGGGCGGATCCGGCGCGCGCGTAATGAAGTATCGCGGCGGCATGGGTCTGTTGGGCGTTGTTGGTAAGTACGGTATCTACCGACTTGCTAACATGGCTGGCTTGTTGGATTCGATCGTTCGTGGTCGTGGCCCGGGTCAGGTATTGGGCGGCCGCGCATGGTCGAACTACACCTGGCATGGCGACCAGGCTCCGGGTCATTCCTGGACGCATGGTATGCAGACCTCGGACATCGACTTTGCTGACCATCGTTATGCAAAGTTGACGATCCAATGGGGTAAAAACCTGATCGAAAACAAAATGCCTGAAGCGCATTGGTACACGGAGATCATGGAGCGTGGTGGTACGCTGGTATCTATCGCACCTGAGTACAATCCTCCTGCGACGAAGGCCGACTACTGGATTCCAGTACGTGCGGGTCTTTCCGACACGGCTCTGTTTCTGGGCTGTGCAAAGATCATCATGGACGAAGGTCTGGTAGACGTGAACTACGTGAAGGAATACACGGATATGCCTTTGCTGGTTCGAACCGACAACCTGATTCGACTGCATCCGGATGATTTCATTCCCGGCTACCGCAACCAGGATCTCCCGAAAGACGGCTTCACCACCAAGTGGATGAAGAACTTCAATCGAGAGAAAATGCCTGACTTTGTGGTCTGGGATTCGAACACCGACAAACCAGTCGCAATCACGCGTGAAGATATCGGCGCCAAGATGCGTAAAAAGAACATCGACCCGGTATTGGACGGCGTATTTGACGTAAAACTCGTCAATGGCAAAACCATCACGGTAATGCCATTGTATGAAATGTATAAAATCCACCTGAAGGATTACGACATCGACACGACGAACCAGATCTGTCATGCGCCGAAGGACTTGATCGTCCGTCTGGCTCGCGACATGGGTACGATCATGCCGGTTGAAATCCACTACGGTGAAGGTATCAACCATTACTTCCACGCTACGATGCATAACCGCGCTTCGTATGTGCCGCTGATGTTGACGGGTAACGTCGGACCGAAGGGTTCGGGTTCTCACACATGGGCAGGTAACTACAAAGCTGGTAACTATCAAGGCTCCCATTGGTCGGGACCTGGATTCGCATCGATGGTTGCGGAAGATCCTTTCAACCCGGTACTTGACATTGCCAAGAACTCGGACTGGAAGAATATTAAAGGTTACCTGAAGGGTGAGGAAGTGAGCTACTGGGCGCATCGTGACAAGGCGTTGATCGTAAATACGCCGCGTTATGGTCGTAAAGTGTTCACGGGTCGTTCTCATATGCCGACCCCTTCGAAGTTGATTTGGTTCGTTAACGTTAACGTAATCAACAACGCAAAATGGTTCTACGAGCTGGTGTTCAACACGAACAACAACGTAGACATGATCGTAGCGCAGGACATCGAGTTTACCGGTTCCTGCGAATACTCGGACATCGTTTTGGCTCCAAACTGCTGGGCGGAGTTCGAGAGTTACGAGATCACCTCGGCATGTTCCAACCCCTTCCATCAGATCTGGGGCGGCACGGGCATTAAGCCGATCTTCGATACGATCGACGACAACTTGATTCATCGTGAATTCGCCAGACGTTTGGCGGAAGTAACGGGCGACAAGCGTTTCGCAGATTACATGAAAGTGTATGAAGGCGAAGCTCCAAACCGCACGAAAGCGATGATTCGACGCTTGTTCACGACGTCCACGTCGGGTATGGGTTACAACATCGACGACATCATCAACGGCAAATATGGTGAGCCGGGTTGTTGTCTGTTGCTGTATCGTACCTATCCGCGTTCTCCGTTCTGGGAGATGTACACGGAGTCCAAACCTTTCTACACCCGCCATGGCCGCATTCAGTTCTACAATGACGAGCCGGAAGCGATCGAGTTTGGTGAAAACTTCATCGTACATCGAGAAGGACCGGAAGCTACGCCTTACCTGCCGAACGTCATCGTGTCGACGAATCCTTACATTCGTCCCGACGACTACGGGATTCCGGAAGACGAGCAGGATCCGGATCTTCGCCACGTCCGCAACATCAAGAAGCCTTGGTCTGCGGTTCGAACGACGAAGAACTTCCTGTGGGAGAAGGGTTACCGCTTCTACTGCGTAACGCCGAAATCCAGACATACCGCGCATTCGTCCTGGGCGACGACTGACTGGAACATGATCTGGAACAACAACTTCGGCGATCCTTACCGCATGGACAAACGTTCACCGGGTGTTGGTGAATGGCAGGTTCATATGAACCCGTTCTTGTGTAAGGACCTTGGTATCAACGACGGTGACTATGTGTATTGTGACGCGAACCCGGCTGACCGACCTTACATGGGTTGGAAACCTTCGGATCCGCGCTACAAAGTCGCCCGCCTGATGCTTCGCGCGAAATACAACCCATCTTATCCGTACCACACCACGATGATGAAACATGCAACGTGGCAGTCTACGGAGCGATCGGTTAAAGCGCATGAAGAACGACCTGACGGTCGCGCGATGTCGATGACGACTCCGTATCAATCCAACTTCCGATACGGCGGACAGCAATCGATCACGCGTTCATGGTTGATGCCGATGCAACAGACGGACAGCTTGTTCCATAAAGCGAAATCGAAAATGAAGTTTATGCACGGTTACGAAGCAGATAACCATGCAGTAAACGCAGTGCCGAAGGAAACTTTGGTTAAATTTTCGAAAGCGGAAGACGGTGGATTGCATGGTAAGGGCCTGTGGGAACCGGTCCGAACCGGCTACACTCCAGAGTCTCCGTTGAAAGATCGTTTTGCGGAGATGTACCTTGCTGGTCAGTATGTCCGTGTGAAGATCTAA
- a CDS encoding (2Fe-2S)-binding protein yields MNKAIADGCMSFEAVRKKIGAGTGNCHAKRCREKIEKMIQDYRESTKIGA; encoded by the coding sequence GTGAACAAAGCCATTGCCGATGGCTGCATGTCTTTTGAAGCGGTTCGAAAGAAAATCGGGGCGGGTACCGGTAATTGTCATGCGAAACGCTGTCGTGAAAAAATTGAGAAAATGATCCAGGATTATCGTGAATCGACTAAAATCGGGGCCTGA
- the coaD gene encoding pantetheine-phosphate adenylyltransferase gives MKRIAIYPGTFDPVTNGHLSIIRRALKIFDKLIVGVALNPRKNPLFPIEDRVGFIQEATSGLDNLEVRSFDNLLIDFATANEATVIIKGLRAVSDFELELQMGLMNRRLKASIETLFMIPSQEYSFLSSSFVKEIAKHNGDFRELVPESVSRGFAELSGL, from the coding sequence ATGAAACGAATCGCGATCTATCCGGGAACCTTTGACCCCGTAACCAATGGCCATCTCAGCATCATTCGTCGCGCTCTTAAAATTTTCGACAAGCTGATTGTCGGGGTGGCGCTGAACCCGAGAAAGAATCCGCTCTTCCCTATTGAGGATCGCGTCGGCTTCATTCAGGAGGCCACGTCGGGACTGGACAATCTGGAGGTGCGCTCGTTCGACAATCTGCTGATTGATTTTGCGACGGCGAACGAGGCGACGGTCATCATCAAGGGCCTGCGCGCGGTCAGCGACTTCGAACTGGAATTGCAGATGGGACTGATGAATCGACGCCTGAAGGCATCCATCGAAACTTTGTTCATGATCCCAAGCCAGGAATATTCGTTTCTCAGCTCCAGCTTTGTGAAGGAAATCGCCAAGCATAACGGAGATTTCAGGGAACTGGTCCCGGAATCGGTCTCCCGCGGATTCGCTGAATTGAGCGGCCTCTAA